The following proteins are encoded in a genomic region of Arthrobacter jiangjiafuii:
- a CDS encoding L-lactate permease: MESFTSATDAVAGSVTLSALLGLVPLLVFFLLLAFAKTKAYVAGGLALLSALVIAVFGFGMPAGLALLSATQGAAFGLFPVVWIIIMAVWLYQVTVLSGRFEDLRRVFDAVGGGDLRVQAILVAFCFGGLLEALAGFGAPVAITVTMLLALGIAPVRAASAVLVANTAPVAFGALAIPITTAANLTDYTGEEIAAVVGRQTPLLAVFIPLVLLFILDGTRGLRDCWPVAVATGVVFSVAQFLCSNYFSYELTDIIASLLAMAAAVGFLRLWHPRNGQEAGARMSRELAEARASGWSPSGAGSADVGTAAGDTAADRLTPGRAWMALFPYVLVIAVFGIVNLWTWGINIPETLAKTIIEIPWPILHDALLDANGERLSSTVYDFEWLISPGTLLLISGLIVALVYSRFDDGGRYPLSPGNAVREIGRTAVRLRSAALTILAVLALAYVMNFSGQTVSIGTWLAGTGAFFAFLSPVLGWIGTAVTGSDTSANALFAKLQETAGAQAGIDPKLMVAANTGGGVMGKLISPQNLAIGAAAVNMSGQESVLLRKVVGWSVGLLLALCVIVFLQSTPVLGWMLP; this comes from the coding sequence ATGGAAAGCTTCACATCCGCCACCGACGCGGTGGCCGGCAGCGTCACGCTGTCCGCCCTTCTGGGGCTGGTCCCGCTGCTGGTGTTCTTCCTGCTGCTGGCCTTCGCCAAGACCAAGGCCTATGTGGCCGGCGGCCTCGCCCTGCTGTCCGCCCTGGTGATCGCGGTATTCGGCTTCGGGATGCCCGCCGGACTGGCCCTGCTTTCCGCCACGCAGGGGGCTGCCTTCGGTTTGTTCCCGGTGGTCTGGATCATCATCATGGCCGTGTGGCTTTACCAGGTCACGGTGCTCAGCGGCCGGTTCGAGGACCTGCGCCGTGTGTTCGACGCGGTGGGCGGCGGCGACCTGCGGGTCCAGGCCATCCTGGTGGCCTTCTGCTTCGGCGGGCTGCTTGAGGCGCTGGCCGGGTTCGGCGCCCCGGTGGCCATCACCGTGACCATGCTCCTGGCCCTGGGGATCGCACCGGTGCGGGCTGCGAGCGCGGTACTGGTCGCCAACACCGCACCCGTGGCCTTCGGCGCCCTCGCCATTCCCATTACGACGGCGGCGAACCTCACCGACTACACAGGCGAGGAAATCGCCGCAGTGGTGGGCCGGCAGACCCCGCTGCTGGCCGTCTTCATTCCCCTGGTCCTGTTGTTCATCCTCGACGGAACCCGCGGGTTGCGCGACTGCTGGCCGGTAGCCGTGGCCACCGGCGTCGTCTTCTCCGTGGCCCAGTTCCTGTGCTCGAACTACTTCTCCTACGAACTGACCGACATCATTGCCTCGCTCCTGGCGATGGCTGCCGCCGTCGGCTTCCTGCGCCTCTGGCATCCACGCAACGGGCAGGAGGCCGGCGCCCGGATGAGCCGCGAACTGGCCGAGGCCCGCGCGTCGGGCTGGAGCCCCTCGGGGGCCGGGTCAGCGGATGTGGGCACGGCTGCCGGTGACACCGCCGCGGACCGGCTGACCCCCGGCCGGGCCTGGATGGCGCTCTTTCCCTATGTGCTGGTGATCGCTGTCTTCGGCATCGTGAATCTGTGGACCTGGGGCATCAACATCCCGGAAACCCTGGCAAAAACCATCATCGAAATCCCCTGGCCGATCCTGCATGACGCCCTGCTCGACGCCAACGGAGAGCGCCTGTCCTCCACCGTTTACGACTTTGAATGGCTGATCAGTCCGGGCACGCTGTTGTTGATCAGCGGCCTGATCGTGGCGCTGGTCTATTCGCGGTTCGACGACGGCGGCCGGTATCCGCTGAGCCCCGGCAACGCGGTACGCGAGATCGGCCGCACCGCAGTGCGCCTGCGTTCGGCGGCACTGACCATCCTGGCGGTGCTGGCCCTGGCCTATGTCATGAACTTCTCCGGGCAGACCGTGTCGATCGGCACCTGGCTTGCCGGAACCGGCGCGTTCTTCGCGTTCCTCTCCCCCGTGCTGGGCTGGATCGGCACGGCGGTGACCGGGTCCGACACGTCAGCGAATGCGCTCTTCGCCAAGCTGCAGGAGACCGCCGGGGCGCAGGCCGGGATCGATCCCAAGCTGATGGTCGCCGCCAATACCGGAGGCGGCGTCATGGGTAAGTTGATCAGCCCACAGAACCTGGCCATCGGCGCTGCCGCGGTGAACA
- a CDS encoding GNAT family N-acetyltransferase: MSSQLVADWTPIHTDRLILRRPEGADETAALDLHTDPRTNVHHPAPAMVTRASSARIFHEIGLHWYRHGFGVWAVATQENPHTLIGFTGLSHRLVQSRPALNLYYRYVPEAWGRGYATEGAREAVRLAEKLLPGLPVVAYTTIDNVGSQLTARAAGLERREDLDVDRGAYRDIYLARGWYTSPE, translated from the coding sequence ATGTCCTCACAGCTCGTTGCCGACTGGACCCCGATCCACACCGACCGGCTGATCCTGCGGCGGCCCGAGGGCGCCGATGAAACGGCTGCCCTGGACCTGCACACCGACCCCCGGACCAACGTGCACCATCCGGCACCGGCCATGGTCACCCGGGCCTCCTCGGCGCGGATCTTCCACGAGATCGGCCTGCACTGGTACCGGCACGGTTTCGGTGTCTGGGCGGTTGCCACGCAGGAGAATCCCCACACACTGATTGGCTTTACCGGGCTCTCGCACCGGCTTGTGCAGTCCCGCCCGGCACTGAACCTGTACTACCGGTACGTCCCGGAAGCGTGGGGGCGCGGCTACGCCACCGAGGGTGCCCGCGAAGCGGTCCGGCTGGCAGAGAAACTGCTGCCCGGGCTGCCGGTGGTCGCCTACACCACCATCGACAACGTCGGCTCGCAGTTAACCGCCCGGGCCGCAGGGCTGGAGCGGCGTGAGGATCTCGACGTGGACCGTGGCGCCTACCGCGATATCTATCTGGCCCGCGGCTGGTACACGAGCCCCGAATAG
- a CDS encoding YoaK family protein, which yields MKRLNAVPTDRVHLWLMLALTFSTGVIDAVGYLGLDRVFTGNMTGNVVLLGMAFAGGAELPILRPALALVFFMLGAALAGRMLRKAPEGWSWRTSIALIVVAAALTVLAVFVAVADVQDNGTLGSITTSYMATVMGVQAATAKRLKVAEITTVVVTSTITGLASDSKLAGGDSRFWQRRALAVALILLGAVAGAAALNVGLWLGLALSAAISVAVAAAGYVRHHRERTGAGTDAGTDAGTDQGNPEKP from the coding sequence GTGAAGCGATTGAATGCAGTCCCCACCGACCGGGTCCACCTGTGGCTGATGCTGGCGCTGACCTTTTCCACCGGGGTTATAGACGCCGTCGGCTATCTCGGGCTGGACCGGGTGTTCACCGGCAACATGACCGGGAACGTCGTTCTCCTGGGCATGGCCTTTGCCGGCGGCGCGGAACTGCCGATCCTGCGGCCGGCCCTGGCACTGGTTTTCTTCATGCTCGGCGCCGCCCTGGCCGGGCGGATGCTGCGCAAGGCTCCGGAGGGTTGGTCCTGGCGCACCTCCATTGCGCTGATTGTCGTCGCTGCCGCACTGACTGTGCTGGCAGTCTTCGTGGCCGTGGCAGATGTGCAGGACAACGGAACCCTGGGCAGCATCACCACCTCGTACATGGCCACGGTGATGGGCGTCCAGGCCGCGACGGCCAAGCGCCTGAAGGTCGCTGAGATCACCACGGTGGTTGTCACCTCCACCATTACCGGACTCGCCTCCGACTCGAAGCTGGCCGGCGGGGACAGCCGCTTCTGGCAGCGGCGCGCCCTTGCCGTGGCGCTGATCCTGCTGGGTGCCGTCGCCGGCGCGGCGGCCTTGAACGTAGGGCTGTGGCTGGGGCTGGCGTTGTCCGCGGCAATCTCCGTGGCGGTGGCTGCCGCCGGTTACGTCCGGCATCACCGCGAGCGCACCGGCGCCGGCACGGACGCCGGCACGGACGCCGGCACGGACCAGGGGAATCCGGAAAAGCCCTGA
- a CDS encoding L-lactate dehydrogenase, with amino-acid sequence MANITTRPVTKLGIVGAGSVGTSLAYAAIIRDAAREIAIYDIDAVRAEAEGLDLAHGTQFTGASTVTGGGRIEALAGSDVIVITAGARQKPGQTRLELAGVNVDIIQKLMAQLMEQAPDAVYIVVTNPCDVLTVAAQKASGLPWNRIFCSGTVLDTSRLRLLLAREAHVLMTSVHATIIGEHGDSEFPVWSNASIGPVPIRDWKISGRQVFTQDYLDALTDDVVNAAYQVIEGKGATNYAIGLAGVRIVEAVLEAQNAVLPVSAIMHGQYGINGVALSLPSIVGINGVYEMLQMPLDEGETKKLQDSAETLQNTLAKLGV; translated from the coding sequence ATGGCCAATATAACCACCAGACCCGTCACCAAGTTGGGAATTGTCGGCGCCGGAAGCGTGGGCACCTCCCTGGCCTACGCGGCCATTATCAGGGATGCCGCACGGGAGATCGCCATCTACGACATCGATGCCGTCAGGGCGGAGGCAGAGGGCCTGGACCTGGCGCACGGCACGCAGTTCACCGGGGCCAGTACGGTCACCGGTGGCGGCCGCATCGAGGCGCTGGCCGGATCCGATGTCATAGTGATTACCGCCGGCGCCCGCCAGAAGCCGGGACAGACCAGGCTGGAGCTGGCCGGGGTCAACGTGGATATTATCCAGAAGCTCATGGCGCAGCTCATGGAGCAGGCCCCGGACGCCGTCTACATCGTGGTCACCAACCCCTGCGACGTGCTGACGGTGGCGGCCCAGAAGGCGTCGGGCCTGCCATGGAACCGCATCTTCTGTTCCGGCACGGTGTTGGACACCTCCCGGCTGCGGCTCCTGCTGGCACGGGAAGCGCATGTCCTGATGACCAGCGTCCACGCCACCATCATCGGCGAGCACGGGGACTCGGAGTTCCCGGTCTGGTCCAATGCCAGCATTGGGCCGGTGCCGATCCGGGACTGGAAGATCAGCGGCCGGCAGGTCTTCACCCAGGACTACCTCGACGCCCTGACTGATGACGTCGTGAATGCGGCCTACCAGGTGATCGAGGGCAAGGGTGCCACCAACTACGCCATTGGCCTCGCCGGGGTCCGGATCGTGGAAGCCGTGCTCGAGGCGCAGAACGCCGTGCTGCCGGTATCGGCCATCATGCACGGCCAATACGGCATAAACGGAGTGGCGCTGTCGCTGCCCTCCATCGTGGGCATCAACGGCGTGTACGAGATGCTGCAGATGCCGCTGGACGAGGGCGAGACCAAGAAGCTGCAGGACTCCGCCGAGACCCTGCAGAACACCCTGGCCAAGCTCGGAGTGTAA